The region TGAGTATACGGCTCCATGCCATTACGCGGCAAAGCGTCACGTATATGCCGTTAAGCGATGGGACTGGTAGAATCGCCGCCGGTTCACACGAGGTTTATCCATGCACGATCCCCACAGCGAACGCATGAGTGCTAGCGAAACCCGCGCCGCAGGCGGCCTGGCTCTGGTGTTCGCCTTCCGTATGCTTGGCATGTTCATGGTTCTGCCGGTACTGGCGACCTATGGCATGGACCTGGCGGGCGCCACACCGGCGCTGATCGGTCTGGCCATTGGTGCCTATGGCCTGACCCAGGCTTTTCTGCAAATACCGTTCGGGATCATCTCCGATCGCATTGGTCGTCGTCCGGTGATTTACCTGGGCTTGGTGATCTTTGCCCTGGGCAGCGTGCTCGCAGCGCAGGCTGATTCGATCTGGGGCGTGATTGCTGGCCGTATCCTGCAAGGTGCCGGAGCGATTTCCGCGGCGGTGATGGCGCTGTTGTCAGACCTGACCCGTGAGCAGCATCGCACCAAGGCCATGGCCATGATTGGCATGAGCATTGGTTTGTCGTTCGCCGTGGCCATGGTCGTTGGCCCGTTGCTGACGCGTGCTTTTGGTTTGTCCGGGCTTTTCCTCGCCACTGCGGTCATGGCGGTAATCGGTATCGCTCTGATTGCTTTCCTCGTGCCGGCGTCCCACGGTGCTTTGCAGCATCGTGAGTCAGGCGTCGCCAAGCAGGCCCTGGGCCCGACCTTGCGTCACCCGGACCTGTTGCGCCTCGATGTGGGTATTTTCGTCCTGCATGCAATCCTCATGGCCAGCTTCGTTGCTTTGCCGCTGGCTTT is a window of Pseudomonas sp. DG56-2 DNA encoding:
- a CDS encoding MFS transporter, whose translation is MHDPHSERMSASETRAAGGLALVFAFRMLGMFMVLPVLATYGMDLAGATPALIGLAIGAYGLTQAFLQIPFGIISDRIGRRPVIYLGLVIFALGSVLAAQADSIWGVIAGRILQGAGAISAAVMALLSDLTREQHRTKAMAMIGMSIGLSFAVAMVVGPLLTRAFGLSGLFLATAVMAVIGIALIAFLVPASHGALQHRESGVAKQALGPTLRHPDLLRLDVGIFVLHAILMASFVALPLAFVERGGLPKEEHWWVYLTALLISFFAMIPFIIYGEKKRKMKRVLLGAVGVLVLTELYFWLSADNLRELVIGTVIFFTAFNLLEASLPSLVSKVSPAGGKGTAMGVYSTSQFLGAALGGILGGWLFQHGGLSTVFLGCAVLCAVWWIVALSMREPPYVTSLRMPLSAEAVREAGLTERLLAVPGVTDAVVVVDEAAIYIKLDTQILDRTTLERLVNPTSAACEA